A window from Bos indicus x Bos taurus breed Angus x Brahman F1 hybrid chromosome 26, Bos_hybrid_MaternalHap_v2.0, whole genome shotgun sequence encodes these proteins:
- the ZNF518A gene encoding zinc finger protein 518A produces MPSEQKHLFFDEKQNTLKKDYDVKNEVVDSLRSKISEPKFQNQLKPNISESSFHYGLKNVKIVLPKIHIPNEVLLKHEVDKYRKLFQHKPQTARKSINVKTVSSVEECMLLHQSERVDEGIKMSAKILNFSCLKCRDSTRYSPNDLQKHFQMWHHGELPSYPCEMCSFSANDFQVFKQHRRTHRITLVKCDICNNENLYTLLDLTKHFSSTHCVNGTFQCEKCEFSTQDVGTFVQHIHRHNEILYKCGKCHYICLTKGELQKHLYIHSGTFPFTCQYCSYGATRREHLVRHVITLHKEHLYAKEKLEKDKYEKRMAKSSAGLKLILKRYKIGASRKTFWRRKKVNNASDRSIEKNTQVLKKVNRTQATSEDPGHLVQEHVNEEKHERLYCENNDKPAESELGKPTLVSTGQCNGAQEGSNSTSGFLKTAVQGPTVLMVKNNRITIPANYSAKFMGFKMVDGKQHIVIKLLPTTKPNPCVPGSQSGAARDSTAVLQPQTLDATAFLTGVPAELNDTVCMKAAPPFSSSSPVLSGKVISEKEMALLSQTSNIIPAVDDEKGVSPSPVESDLITASVNLTTKVETRDNVDLWGSHITQCHPEVLGTTVKSPDKVSCTAKPNSYNSGDMHNYCINYINSELPVESSSQGSLPFHNYSKVNNSNKRRRFSGTAMCENPQRESSSSKTVLSESVLSPVKKESSNPDSRLASISLLNSKDGTLKTQAEIEEQCVLEKGQNIDGQNLYTNENKSSESMTEKPKWDGISNVESPMMPRITSVFSLQSQQASELLPPELNQLLLDVLKAKPDVKQDSSNIPDKDVPLQCAQSFQEHGGENKIVESSKDLKVQGLFPIPSGSMGTSRPTDDLNLNCSGKEKQLLSQDVRDSKTPRSFGFGTLPKTQSDAIITQQLVKDKLRATTHSFYVHNPLNSEPRKAVFVQTPKCFLVPMHFTNKPRFHVSRRPLVNTQGIPAPLLLNKKPGMILTFNNGKLEGVSAVKTESAQACGTTTKEPCRAPFLKVEQNSNCLTPALCSSIGSCVSMKSSPENTLSFKGPYIIKTPANSSVKAVPTHIIPEHQGTKLNISDSVKPQNKIFPKPPLYTFLPDGKQAVFLKCVMPNKTELLKPKLVQNSTCLKNIQPKKPEGTPQKILLKIFNPVLNVTAASNLSVSNTGSSLQKDSVPSNQTTGQQKEPESSRDALPFLLDDMMPANEIVITSTATCPESSEEPICITDHSEARVLRCKTNCTIERNFNKKNTSKRKVSRIKNHVRSQDSETAFVSRSRNCKRKCRDSYQEPPRKKALHRKCKEKAKPESIPESFEFNRPRLSKDTVRTLRLFPFSSKQLVKCPRRNQPVVVLNHPDADSPEVVNVMKTVAKFNGRVLKVSLSKRTIDALLKPVCCNPSETTYDDFPKRHKTFKPVSSVKERFVLKLTLKKTSKNNYQIVKTTSENTLKAKFNCWFCGRVFDNQDAWAGHGQRHLMEATRDWNMLE; encoded by the coding sequence atgccATCTGAACAGAAACATCTATTTtttgatgaaaaacaaaatactttaaaaaaagattatgatGTGAAAAATGAGGTAGTTGATAGTCTGAGATCAAAAATTTCAGAACCAAAATTTCAGAACCAACTTAAACCAAACATTTCAGAAAGTAGTTTTCATTATggattaaaaaatgtgaaaattgttTTGCCGAAGATACATATTCCAAATGAAGTCCTATTGAAACATGAAGTTGacaaatacagaaaattatttcaaCACAAGCCACAGACTGCAAGAAAATCTATCAATGTAAAGACTGTAAGCTCTGTAGAAGAGTGTATGTTGCTTCATCAATCTGAGAGAGTTGACGAAGGTATAAAAATGTCTGCAAAAATACTCAATTTCAGTTGTTTAAAGTGCCGAGATAGCACCCGGTATAGCCCAAATGATTTGCAGAAACACTTTCAAATGTGGCACCATGGTGAATTACCTTCCTATCCTTGTGAGATGTGCAGTTTTTCAGCAAATGACTTCCAGGTATTTAAACAACACAGACGAACTCATAGAATCACTTTAGTAAAATGTGACATTTGTAACAATGAgaatttatatactttattagACTTAACAAAGCATTTTTCATCCACACATTGTGTAAATGGTACTTTTCAGTGTGAAAAGTGTGAGTTCTCCACCCAGGATGTTGGCACATTTGTTCAGCATATCCATAGACACAACGAAATCCTTTATAAATGTGGTAAATGCCATTATATATGTTTAACCAAAGGAGAGCTTCAGAAGCACCTTTATATTCATTCTGGTACATTTCCCTTCACTTGTCAATATTGTAGCTATGGTGCTACCAGGAGAGAGCACCTTGTAAGACATGTTATAACTTTGCACAAAGAACATTTATATGcgaaagaaaaactggaaaaggacAAATATGAAAAAAGGATGGCGAAGTCTTCGGCAGGACTTAAACTAATACTGAAAAGATACAAGATAGGTGCATCAAGGAAGACATTCTGGAGACGCAAGAAAGTCAACAATGCAAGTGACAGAAGTATAGAAAAAAATACTCAAGTGCTTAAAAAAGTGAACAGAACACAGGCTACATCTGAAGACCCAGGCCATCTTGTTCAGGAACATGTAAATGAAGAAAAGCATGAAAGACTATACTGTGAGAATAATGATAAACCTGCTGAGTCAGAGTTGGGAAAACCAACTCTTGTGTCCACTGGACAATGTAATGGAGCTCAAGAGGGATCAAATTCTACTTCAGGTTTCTTGAAGACTGCTGTACAAGGACCTACAGTGTTAATggtaaaaaacaacagaataacaATTCCTGCTAACTACAGTGCTAAGTTTATGGGCTTCAAGATGGTGGATGGAAAACAGCATATTGTAATAAAACTGTTGCCTACCACTAAACCGAATCCATGTGTACCAGGCTCACAGTCAGGTGCTGCAAGGGACAGTACAGCAGTTTTGCAGCCCCAGACTTTGGATGCCACTGCATTTTTAACAGGAGTACCAGCTGAGTTAAATGACACAGTTTGCATGAAAGCAGCTCCTCCATTTTCATCTTCATCTCCTGTACTTTCAGGGAAGgtaatttcagaaaaagaaatggcttTGCTCTCTCAGACAAGTAATATTATTCCAGCAGTGGATGATGAAAAAGGTGTATCTCCTTCACCAGTAGAGTCAGACTTGATTACAGCATCAGTGAATTTGACCACAAAAGTAGAAACAAGAGATAATGTTGACTTATGGGGCAGTCATATTACTCAATGTCACCCTGAGGTGTTAGGTACTACAGTTAAAAGTCCAGATAAAGTCAGCTGTACTGCCAAACCAAATTCATACAACAGTGGAGATATGCATAATTATTGCATTAATTATATCAACTCTGAGTTACCTGTTGAATCTTCCAGTCAAGGATCATTACCTTTTCATAATTACTCAAAAGTGAATAATTCTAATAAACGTCGTAGGTTTTCAGGAACAGCAATGTGTGAAAACCCTCAAAGAGAATCTTCATCCAGCAAGACAGTTTTAAGTGAGTCAGTTTTATCACCAGTGAAGAAGGAGAGCTCAAACCCAGATAGCCGGTTAGCATCTATTAGTCTTTTAAATAGTAAAGATGGAACTTTaaaaacacaagctgaaatcgaAGAACAGTGTGTTTTAGAAAAAGGACAGAACATTGATGGACAAAACCTATacactaatgaaaataaaagttcagAGAGCATGACTGAAAAGCCTAAATGGGATGGCATTTCTAATGTTGAGTCACCTATGATGCCTAGGATCACATCTGTTTTCTCACTCCAGAGCCAGCAGGCATCAGAACTTCTGCCACCTGAACTAAACCAGTTACTTCTAGATGTATTAAAAGCAAAACCTGATGTGAAACAAGACTCTAGTAACATTCCAGATAAAGATGTTCCGCTTCAGTGTGCCCAGTCTTTTCAGGAACATGGGGGAGAAAACAAAATAGTTGAATCTTCAAAAGACTTGAAAGTACAAGGCCTTTTCCCGATTCCATCTGGTAGTATGGGGACTAGTAGGCCTACAGATGATCTGAATTTAAACTgtagtggaaaagaaaagcaactgCTGTCACAGGATGTGAGAGATTCAAAGACCCCTAGAAGTTTCGGTTTTGGCACATTGCCTAAGACTCAGTCAGATGCAATAATTACACAGCAGCTCGTCAAAGACAAACTACGAGCCACAACACATTCTTTCTATGTGCATAATCCACTAAATTCAGAACCAAGAAAGGCTGTATTTGTTCAGACTCCAAAATGCTTTTTGGTACCCATGCACTTTACTAATAAGCCTAGATTCCATGTTTCAAGAAGACCGTTGGTTAATACACAAGGTATCCCTGCTCCTCTCCTTTTAAACAAGAAACCGGGGatgattttaacatttaataatgGGAAACTTGAAGGTGTTTCTGCTGTCAAAACTGAGAGTGCTCAAGCTTGTGGAACTACAACTAAGGAACCTTGCAGAGCACCTTTCTTAAAAGTAGAACAAAACAGTAATTGTCTGACCCCTGCACTTTgttccagcattggcagctgtGTGAGCATGAAAAGTAGCCCAGAAAATACTTTGTCATTTAAAGGCCCTTATATTATTAAAACGCCAGCAAATTCTTCAGTGAAAGCTGTTCCTACTCATATAATACCTGAGCATCAGGGCACTAAGTTGAATATCTCCGATTCAGTAAAACCACAGAACAAGATTTTTCCAAAACCACCTCTTTATACCTTTTTGCCTGATGGCAAACAAGctgtttttttaaagtgtgtgatGCCAAATAAGACTGAGCTGCTTAAACCTAAATTAGTCCAAAATAGTACTTGCTTGAAAAATATACAGCCAAAGAAACCTGAAGGAACACCacaaaaaatattgctgaaaatTTTTAACCCTGTTTTAAATGTGACTGCTGCTAGTAATCTGTCAGTAAGCAACACTGGATCCTCATTGCAGAAAGACAGTGTACCATCTAACCAGACTACAGGACAGCAGAAAGAGCCAGAATCTTCTAGAGATGCCTTACCCTTCTTACTAGATGATATGATGCCAGCAAACGAAATTGTGATAACTTCTACTGCAACATGCCCAGAATCTTCTGAGGAGCCAATATGTATCACCGACCATTCAGAGGCCAGGGTATTAAGGTGTAAAACAAATTGTACAATTGAGAGAAACTTCAATAAGAAAAACACTTCGAAAAGAAAAGTTTCAAGAATAAAAAATCATGTAAGAAGTCAAGATTCTGAAACTGCTTTTGTATCTAGAAGCAGAAACTGTAAACGCAAGTGTAGAGATAGTTACCAAGAACCTCCAAGAAAAAAAGCCTTACACAGAAAgtgtaaagaaaaagcaaagcctGAAAGTATCCCTGAATCATTTGAATTCAACAGACCTAGGCTTTCAAAAGATACAGTCAGAACTCTGCGGCTTTTCCCCTTTAGTTCCAAACAGCTTGTGAAATGTCCTAGGAGAAACCAACCAGTTGTAGTTTTGAATCATCCTGATGCAGATTCCCCAGAAGTAGTAAATGTAATGAAAACTGTTGCTAAATTTAATGGACGCGTTCTTAAGGTTTCATTGTCGAAGAGAACTATCGATGCTTTACTGAAACCCGTTTGTTGTAACCCTTCTGAAACAACTTACGACGATTTTCCTAAGAGGCACAAAACATTTAAACCTGTTAGTTCTGTGAAGGAAAGATTTGTGCTAAAGTTAACTCtcaaaaagacaagcaaaaacAATTACCAGATTGTGAAAACTACCTCTGAAAATACTCTGAAGGCTAAATTTAACTGTTGGTTTTGCGGTAGAGTATTTGACAATCAGGATGCTTGGGCTGGTCATGGACAGAGGCATTTAATGGAAGCTACTCGTGATTGGAACATGTTAGAATAA